TACCTTAGAATTTAATGCTTCTGGCACATGTTGGAGGAGATTGATCCCTTTCATTTGTCCTGTTAAAAGCACTTAGTGTAGTGATTGGATTATAAGCTTACTTTGATTTCATCTTACTTTTGTGTGTTCCAATAAGCTTGTTCCCATGAAAAGTTAAGGCAATAGTAAGTCTATGGTGTTTCTGTTTACACGTTAGAACCTAAATTGGCTTCAATTCCTTTTCTCCATTTTTGTGTGTCTGTATTTGTGAGAATGTGTTCTTGTTTTATAAATTTAGGAGGAAAAGATATGTTCTGGAACCATGTTCGTGCATTTCCTTCCTGCATTTTGTATTTATTCTTGgatattttagtatttatttatttttagtttttcttatCCTGCAATCAGTTTCTTTTTAGTTGTTCTGTAATCGTGTTCTTGTTTCATCATCGATGTTATAGAATTGCATGAGGTGAATGGGAAAGTGGTTACATATGGTCCAAATGAACTATTTTTTAACCTCTTGAGGTTAGAATAAGCTCAATTAGTTAGATTCTTTAAAAACAATAACCTGTCCAAGCTTTTCAAATCATAGGCAGGTTTGGGCAACTAAATGGTTTTGGACTGAGGTGTCAGCTATGCATCCAACTCAAAACcaaaatggaagatttttgTAGACATAAAACTATAGATCCTTCTATGTCTCGTTGAGTATATGCTATATGTTCATTATCTCTTTTGTTAGTGTTAAACAGGTGTTATGCCAGAAAGATTTTGTGAGGTAGCACGTAAATTGAGATATCTACATGGTTGCTTGTCTGTAACACAAAATAGTGGATACATGTGCATGTGAAGGGAAGGAAGCTGTAATATGGTTGTTAAGAGAACTCTTTTTACCCCTAAATAATACTACATGGGAGCTTGTGAATTTGAGAGACAGTTTAGGTTAAGGTGCTTTTATAGTTAGGCAGTCTTCGAATGTATAGCTTCTAATCTAATTTCATTAGGgaaaattgatgaaattgtgCAGTGATTAAGAGAGCCAATCTGAGACTAAATTAAGGATTGTCCCAGATTTAGAGTAGAGCATCAAATCTCAAATGTTGCTAAATGATGAATATTTGAGCAATGATTGGACAAAATCATAGTGCAATTGTCAAACAAGGTTCACATTGTTGTCACTGTATTTTCAATGTAATACTGCTTCTGACAATGCTTACTAGGAGGACTGTGATCTCTTTTCACAAGCAGCAAGTGGATGTGAATACCGCTTTGGTAATGAGGTGTTCCAATAGAGTTTTACAGCTTTcaccatgtttttttttttctattttcttcagCCTTGAGCCTTCCTCTTTGGGTGTTATATGCCACAGGCAGCCTTGTCATTTCATTCTGGTTCACTAGTCTTAGATCTCCAGCTCAGTTTTCCTATCCTTTGTTACCAAACTTTGTCAATTCTTCTGTCAGTATATACAATTGAACCACCTTCAAATACATAACCAAGATAGGTTGTTTATTTCCTATATTCTCAAGTTCAAGGAGATAGCATGTTGTTCAGATCACTGATGATCCAAATACATAGCAACTTTTGGAAGATGGTCTTTTTGTTCATCATCAGCAACCATCAATCTCTCAATGCACAGATCCTACAGATCCTTGGTTCTGAGCTTTGTCTCCACTTCCACACCCATCTCCAGCTACCTAATTAGCAAAGCTCAACTTTAATTACAGTTCCTGCCCCCCCTCTCCCCCCTCCCTCCCTCTTCTCtcaaaccaaaaaaattttttttttgccccttcTTTGTCCATAGCTTTCCAACCtcacttttttctcttttctggaTCAGCAATCTATCCTCTTTCCAATGCTCTGGTTTTCTACCTGTTAAAAATGGTGATGGTGAAGGTGGCGTTTGAATCTTTAAGGGAGTGAAGATTGATATCCTGGTGGTGCCGAATGCTGGAAAAAAAATGGGAATAGGCTAAAGTTGGTTACATATATTTAGTTGGGGTGTAGAGTTTCATTCTATTATTGGGTTTTGGTGACATGGGTGAAAAGGAAGTAAAGTTCATTCCTCTCCCTACCAAATGTCTTTTTATATCTGTTCATGGAGCTAACTAGTCTCCATGAACACAAAAGGTCTGCTATTTCTAGAATTTacaggaaaagaaaagtaaatttgTCATCAGACAGCCTGGTATTTTCAGATTGTAGACTAACGGAGAGTGCTTCTCCCagtaacttgctttcttctgAACTAAGGCTGCGCATTGAATTTATACTTGATTTGACATATTGACCTTGTTTTTGCATCTCTTTTTAAGTTCTTCTGACAGTTTGCGTTCTGCTCTTCAGGAACTGACCAAGTTCATAAATTATTGCAATGAGGCAAAAGCAGCTACTGTTGCCAACAAGGAAGGCGGCCAACTAAGCATAGTCAAACCACAACCAGAGTCATCTAGTGGTGCAAAGTAGGAAACAACAGGCTGCTGCATCAGTCAAGATCAAGTCGTTGAATTAACACAATTTTGATTGTCATTTTGTAGGAACAGAATAGGTGTGGTTTATTCCCTTCTTCTTATTGTGTAGCTTTTCTATTTCCTGAGTTGATTCTGGGCTGGATTGAGAGTTGTTTGTTGTTGTTCTGCATGCAacttcttgcatttttggcttCTATAAAGTGTAAATTTCTATGTATTCATGTTGCCACATCTGTTCTTGTTAGCTGATCAACGGGACCAAGTGTAGCTCCTAATTGTCTCCAATTTACTCTTGTAAGTGCCTgagtttcttgattttgttacTCTGAATAGCTTTGCAGACAATAGATCAAGCTCGTTGGTTAAATGACTAAAAGTTTTCAGTTCTACAGGATGAGATGACTGGGTGTACAGTAGTGCGTACACCTAAACTATCTGTTCCAGAAATCATGAAACATGGTGCATAGCTTATCCTGTTGAGACTGTTTAGGGCCAGTAAAAATGTTTGTTATTGGAGGTTTTGTGTTTGACACGTTTCTGTTGAATCTGTTAATCTCTCTGAATCTGATGTTTACCATTACCACATTGTAAAAGGTTCATGATTATGTCAAGTTCTGTTTATTCTATTTGTCTTTATGATGTAGAATTCTTTCAAGTCTTCATTTCATGCAAATGCGGTGCCACTTTCTTTACATGTTTCTATTTACCCAAACTATAAGGTgctctgcattttttttttcggccaACAATTAGCTTTACTGAATTGGGAATTTGCTGCATCTGTGGATTGGATTCTTTCCAGGGCACTTGGTATGGTGACCAGCCTAGAAAAGAGTCCAAATTTGTGGTCCATATCTATCATTAATGAAAAACGTGCTCTCTGTATTTGTTAACCGAGGACCATCAAGTTTCTGAACCCTTGATAGTCTTTCCTTGCCCAGGGTTGATCGTGAATTAccattttccttttgtttttcctgcATTCTATTATGTATTCCGTCTAAAATCTTgaagtacaaatcttcttttagCCACCTCATACTCTTTAGAAACTTGTGAGATGGTCTAAAAGCTGGTGTCCAATAGGCACAATAGCTTCAGAGTTTGAAATGTACAGTCCATCATTCTTTGCATATCATATTGGAGAATGATGAGCATTTGTGTACTCCTATGGTGTTATGTAATATAATTTGATTGAAGAGGTGACACAAACAATCGAGTGTTAAGTTAAcacatagtttttttttttttttttttcggtgttggtagttttttgttttgggaAGAAAAGAGGGGGCCCCCGCGGGGGGTGgtggtggtttttttttttttttggggggggggggtgttgggGAATGGTGAAAAGATGTCCTGTAGCATCAATTCTTGCAAAAATCAGCAAGGTGTATTCTTTATGCCTTGTTGTTGGAACATGTGGCATACCATATCAATCAccaaattttaatttctttaaacGACCATCTCCAAATACAAAAACATACGTACCTTTCTGTTCGCCCTCAGCATATGTATTGCAATTGTGATACCCTTTTGTTCACCCTTAGCAACTAATAAAAGTTTACCTATCTTTCAACTGAAATTTGTACACAGTTCCATTTATCTCACCGGGAATGGGGCAACTGTAATCCTGTTGTGTGGTGTTTGTACCCTTTAATGATTTCATGTACGCTTGTTTTACCAAGTTTTATGCGtgaattttgtttgttaatACATATTGTACAATGTTATAAGTAGAATAATTTATGTAAATGTACAACAATTCTGGAAGAAGCACAATATTTGGATTAATTGTACCAAATCACAACTCTAGTGCTAACACAAGTTAGTTCAATTGGCAAGGATGGATCtctttttcatcaaatatgTTCGAATATTACTGTTGAGGTGAGGGTTGTGTTGGTTGGCGATCTATAAGAATCTTTGTAAGCGACTTATGGTTTCGTAGAGGTCTATGGTCCTTAAAAGGACTATGTTAGCGAGTGATCTGTAAGCGATTTATGATTTTGGAAATATGTCCTGACCCGTGTTGGTGATCGGAGTTGAATCAATCCAAACTttgttttatcaaaaaaaaaaatgctccaGTGTTAATTTCCAAAATGTTTGGTCCCCTCCTAAAATTCTTCATAATATTATTGACTCCATGGTGCTTGCTCTTTCTGTTGTCCATTTGGGTATGTGAGATAGGGGACCAGCTTGACGCATTAGGAGGACAGATATTTACGACGTCAAAATCATGCTTCAGTCACAAATGTTTTTCGGCCCCTACCATGGTTTTGCTTAATGAGTTTTGCCAAATTGGAAAGTCAGCCATCAAAGTTAACAAAAATACAATTGAAATAGCTTTATCAAGACTAGAAGTTCATAAAAACTACCCTCCTCAAAATTGATGGCACAAGCCATTTTATCATATGAAAACTCAAATTTGATTAGTTTTCCTGCTCAGAGCAGAAGGAAAAGTTATCAtagtcccaaaaaaaaaaaaatctcctttCTTCTTTCTAATTTCTAATTTATAAATCTCAATCTATGATACCTTAgagacattaaaaaaaaaaaaaaaaaaaaccctcctATTTAACTATGTATTGGGCATTTGGGTGAAGGTTAGGACTCTTATGTCCATGCACAAAATGCGAAAGAATGTGATGTAATTTTTTGTTTCAGGTGTatcacattattattattattattattatttgcacATTCTTTTAGATGTGGTACATTAAGAATAAATTAGTGTTAATGTGGAGAAAATCCTTTGGAATtatatttcagaaaattaacaTTGTACGAATATTAGTTTAGAGGTACCACCCCATTCGATTTATCATAAAGTTCTACTCAATCTATTTTAAACACTTAAATCCCAGATCTTATGGATTTTGGATCTTGTCAAATTAGTTCCGTCAATTTATTTGTCCATTTACCTGTATGTAAATTATTAAATACCATATAATAATCGATAAGATTTATCTTAATGAGGAGATCATTGTGTTAAAATATCAACCCAGTGGACAATATATTACTAttacataaatatataataatCAGATGATAGAGAACCAAGTAAATTgtgtaaaacaaaaaaaatacgATTGCTTAATCATAAGCCCAAACATTGTTGAATTAATTTGAGATTTCTATACAATTTATTTCTACAATGAAAATAGTCATGAACAGTAACATTCCTTAAAAGAGTatcaatttagtttttttttatcatatattTGAAGAGAAGAGAATCCTAATCCACTACCTCAAGATAATCGACTATCTTAGAATCCTGtttgaattgcaattttttgaatttttttttctagaaaatacattgtaatgatttgatatatgtgagataaaaagttgattgaaaaatgtatttatgggAAACGTAGaaatttttttggtgaaaaatgACTTTTCAATCAAGGCTGGCAAACCAATTTAGGAATGGCCACCTATCTTGCACAAATAAACATTGAAAAAGTTTCCGTGGAGTGCTTGTCAATTTCTTGTTTTAAAATCGTCCCTCAAAAGTGACCCACCAAATTAGCAACCGCAAAGTATAATTAGTAAAAATTAGGgttaatttcaatttgttccCCCAAACTTTGGATAATTATCCACTTCAGTCCTTAAACTTGAGTGCTTGTCAATTTCTTGTTTTAAAATCGTCCCTCAAAAGTGACCCACCAAATTAGCAACCGCAAAGTATAATTAGTAAAAATTAGGGTTAATTTCACTTTGTTCCCCCAAACTTTGGATAATTATTCACTTCAGTCCTTAAACTTGAAAATGatacacttaagtccctaaaacttataaatcgggacacttaagtccctaaacttataaaataggacacttaaatccctaaacttataaaatgggacacttcgaccaccaatGACATTCAGGATTTgtcaacaattttccttaattgggagatatttataagtttagggatttaagtgtcccattttaaaaattagggactgaagtggataatcgtccaaaatttgggggacaaagtggaattaaccctaaaaattatatgaaacaCAGAAAGGGATAGATCACAGCCACCTAGGGAAAAGCATTCATGCAGTTatttaattccttttttttttttttttaaagctgtGACAAGTTGTATAATATAATGCTTTATGCACCTTACCAAACTCAAGTGGTTGGTACAGTATTCATCTGAATATTCAGAACGTTTAATGTCGTGAAGTTATTGAATACCAAATTCCAAGTCATTCTTGCAGATCCTGTCTCAAACTTTAACGTTCAAATTATAGGGCACACCTCTTCcttttggttaatttttaaataagaagtTTAACTGTACTTCCAACTTATTGATGAAATcgagaaggaaactctgtccagAACGGCAAAAAACTACACAAATTACCATGGCATGGTAGTGAGAGTTTTTAAAGCAAActcttttttatttgcttttgaatTGCACGGAAATGCCAAACTTTTTTGTCATCTTTTCTTGATGCAAGGAGGAAGGGCAAAGATCCAAAAATCCGTCTGTTAATAGCTTAAAGATTCACTCCATTTGGATTAACTGTTTTTGagtgtgtatatgaaaaattttattatagcaGTATACATGAAAAACTTTTGTATGAGATTTTTTTGAGACATCTTTGTTTGTATATTATTGtagtattttatttaaaaaccttatttttgaaaaatatttttttgaagcGAAATGAAATTATTTATATATCAATCGATTTGAAAGATCCGCTTGAAGAACGGATAATACAAAAGGGGGTGGAAAATCCCACAATTTCATCTTGAATTGAAATAGCGTATTGTGCTAGCTTATGAGCTACACTATCATATTTTCTAAGAATCCAAGAAGCTTCTCAGATTGAGAATTTCCGGAGACCAGTAATTGAGTTAATGATCTTTTGAGCATCACCTCTAATGCTTGATAATGCTATATTGAAACTGAAGCTTTAGCAAGAGCCAACTTTATGACACCTTTTAAAGGATAGAAGTAAAGACCATTTAGAATAAAGAGGACATTACCTCAAAAACtgattaacatttttttttgtaggaTCTCAAAATTTTTGGCATATTAAAGAATGGTTAAATCTACTGAAAAACAGGCTTCATTTAGCAATCGTTCCCATTTGGGTTGCACTTATTTTAGCACTTTTTagagtttttatagaaaaatgtgaTGCATATTTAAAAAAGTGTTGAGGGAATATTTTCAGAaaactccaatttttttttcaagaaaagaggcaatccaaacaaggcataGGCGTAAGAGAAGATCCACAAGAACATTAGAGAATAGTTGTCGTTCAATCCTAAAGATGTGACATAATTTTGCTGAGGCAACTCATTTAAAGTTTGCCGTCCAAAATGGAAGATCATCCGCATAATTCTAGCAAAATCACTCATGACTAAGACGTCTTGTCAATGTAATGTATCACATTCTTTCATGTGTCTATTCTTGAATGTTCCTAAAGTTAGTCAAAGCCCACGTAATTCATAATTGACATAATACAAATTTAAAAACATAATTCTCTTACTAAAGATcaaagttgtttttttttttaaggataaaTGAGAGTGttcgaatttgaaatttttcacttatattaatttattttgaattatTCAATTCATTCCTTCTCTCGATTTTATTCAATCaaagttgtttttttttaaagtacaaACATACgttacttcctttttttttgaatcGTCCAATCCATTCCTCCTTTACCTTTCGTCCAATCAAATTTTTGTGGTATATAAAGCTCTCtacatatatcaaaaaaataacatattagtTGAACTTCGTTCGAttgatgtatttttttttacagaTTTTAATATAAACTCGTACAATTCTGATAGACGCGTGAATAGAAGAAAAAATACATTATCCTCACACAATTGGACCTGTTACAAATTCCTTATCCGAAATTCCTTATCCTCACACAGTACTAGTAGAGCTGAATCAGTTATCCAAATTCCAAACCAATAGAAGAGATGGAAAATTAGAAAtttactactttttttttgtgcCATTTACTAGTTGGAAGAAGACTTTAGACTCTAGAGTGCCTTATACGACTAGTAAATTAAAGATGATAACGTGGGGTCAACCCCAATCGTTCTGTCTACATTCGTGTACAAACATGACGTGGCCCAACTTCATTCACAAACCCACAAATCACAGCCGTTGATAGCATCATCAAACTTTTGGTAGTACGAAATTTACAAATTGAAACGCCAGCATTCAATGTCTGACCAAATATTCTCACGTGTATTTCATGCCTACAATAACTAACCATGTCCCACAGCGCACCATATAATGCCTCCATCCGTGAAACTGTTAAAAGCCCATTCTCTAACTGACGAATGTTTTAGTACTTTTAAATTGTAGTGCAGCCATTGGAGCGTGTTTACACGAGCCTCTCCCTGCGAGTGGTGGAGGTGAGAACTAGTTGTGTCTGAAACTTTGAGGTCAGAAGGAAAAAGCTTTGATGATTGCAAATAATTAGGTAAGAGCCAACAGCACAAGCCACCacaaggaaacaaaatccaACGTTCTCTTACGAAAATCCCACCTCCACCACCGCCACCACGCGCCACTTCAGCCGCCGCGGATGGGTGTTCAAGAACCTGTAAGAGAACACACCAGGACACCAACCATTCTGTtgtttccctctttctttttttcttgaactttagttgatattgttttcactttcttggtaGGTAATTGTGCAGGGGGAAAAtggagaaggagaaggagaaggaatggaggaggagaaaaggaaagaagaggaagaaatgaaggatATTGAGAAGGGTGAAGCTGCTGGTGAAGAATTTGCAAGTCAAAATGAGCAGCAGCAGCATCAAGGGACAAGGGAATTTCACATGTCAATGATGCAAAGATTGTCAGATACCAACCCTTTAAGGCTTGTAGCAAATGCACCAAGAGTTGCTTCACCTTCTCCTGCTTATCAAAATCGTCATCCTCCTTCAGCTCGCCCTTCACCTTCTCCTGCTTATCAAAATCGTCATCCTCCTTCAGCTCGCCCTTCACCTTCTCCTGCTCAGAGTATTCCTCCTCGCCCCTCTCCTGCTCCTTCTTCTCAGCCTCGCTCCACACCTACTCCTCAAGTAGGTCTCATATGTATCTTTCTTCTTTCCATCAAATATTCTTGTTAAAGAATTTTGGATTGTAGATATGTCTGTGTCTGTTTATGTGTGGTGTGTGCGTGGGATACATGTGAAGATTTGACatcaattttgattttgatttcttttttttttttggggcagcAATCAATTGTATCATTGAATTCAAGATCATACACAAACAAGTTGTCTCTGTTTCTGTTCGTGGTTCACATGGTTCTGGCTTTTGGGCTAGTTTGTTTTCTTATATTTAAGGGGGTGCAAGGCTTGGTAGAAGAAGGAAAGACTAAAAGAAAAGAGCTGAAGATATTGAAGCATTTTCTGCCTCAAGTGGAGGCTGCATCTTTTCTTAGTATAACTCTAGCAATTTTTTGGCAAAAGGCAGTAAGAGTTTGGCCTAAATTCATGGTGCATTTCATAATTTGGAGCTCTTTTGTTCTGGCTTTATCAGCTGGAATCCTTTTAATTTGTTTCCAAATGCCAGCTACCGATGCTCTTGGAGTTATTTTCATATTCTTTGCAATTGGGAATGGATTGTATGCTTGTTGGGTGACACAGAGAACTGGATTTTGCTCGAAGGTTTTCATCAAAGCTCTTGAACCTGTAGCAAAATTTCATGATCTGAACCAGCCTACTTATTGGATGCTTGCTGCTGGTTTTGTGTGGATGTCACTTTGGATTTTAGCGGTTATCGGATCATTGAATTTCTATTATCCACCAATAGTTATCATTGTATTGGTAGTGAGCTTGGCCTGGATTACTGAAGTAATGAGGAATGTGGTTAACTTAACTGTTAGTAGGGTGATTGCTCTGTATTATCTTAGAGGAATGCAATCAAGCACACAATTTTGCTTTCAAAGAGCATTGTCCAAAAATCTTGGTAGTGCTTGTCTTGGATCCGTTTTTGTGCCTTCGATTGAAGCTTTAAGGATTGTGGCTCGTGGATTGAACTTGATTGAGGGGGAA
This portion of the Coffea arabica cultivar ET-39 chromosome 2e, Coffea Arabica ET-39 HiFi, whole genome shotgun sequence genome encodes:
- the LOC113732366 gene encoding uncharacterized protein, with translation MGVQEPVIVQGENGEGEGEGMEEEKRKEEEEMKDIEKGEAAGEEFASQNEQQQHQGTREFHMSMMQRLSDTNPLRLVANAPRVASPSPAYQNRHPPSARPSPSPAYQNRHPPSARPSPSPAQSIPPRPSPAPSSQPRSTPTPQQSIVSLNSRSYTNKLSLFLFVVHMVLAFGLVCFLIFKGVQGLVEEGKTKRKELKILKHFLPQVEAASFLSITLAIFWQKAVRVWPKFMVHFIIWSSFVLALSAGILLICFQMPATDALGVIFIFFAIGNGLYACWVTQRTGFCSKVFIKALEPVAKFHDLNQPTYWMLAAGFVWMSLWILAVIGSLNFYYPPIVIIVLVVSLAWITEVMRNVVNLTVSRVIALYYLRGMQSSTQFCFQRALSKNLGSACLGSVFVPSIEALRIVARGLNLIEGEDEFMFCCARCGLRIMDSIFKRGNGWAYVQIAAYGKGFVKASQDTWELFQGREIHQIVDSDITSAICFLTGVCSSCICVIVVAAWTATVHKSYTATVSLLAAFIGYLMTRIAMALPQACVGCYYVCYAENPNNRLFVNDKTIPDRLNLIKAGRDVVVPTPRVPGAYRR